From one Dermacentor variabilis isolate Ectoservices chromosome 3, ASM5094787v1, whole genome shotgun sequence genomic stretch:
- the LOC142574867 gene encoding neprilysin-4-like, whose translation MESNDQVLIADKNFFQTMAAVMASYTDTQLLSVIAWSCVQLLAPAVDLQLLKYRYDQGVILYRPYFCERFVETAYRLLVVALTSVSRFSRQERAVISANFDHLVTTAIALANTTDWLDAENRQLAAVKLASTRLQLWPPEHFLENEALDRMYATFPSAGLPFAEYWIQSSRSAADTYHTSANIDVLSYPVNYELPYLLYDAASGAVKVAVGAVTPPLYYADGTKAMFYGGLGFSMAVNLVASMDKQGLRWHPNGTFGDSFLSPAASRAFEVRDGSLATAEEAPVVDSPTYPTRPGSRTSVFPEIPALEVAYAAYRRSISESDDDSPQGISRNLSGDQVFFMTLCYMTCSLPGAVGPHTVDCNKAVSNSEAFARAFQCPYGSKMNPKKKCTFFTR comes from the exons ATGGAATCCAACGACCAGGTTCTCATAGCCGACAAAAACTTCTTCCAGACCATGGCGGCCGTGATGGCCTCGTACACGGACACCCAGCTGCTGTCCGTGATTGCTTGGTCTTGCGTGCAGCTCCTGGCACCGGCAGTAGATTTGCAGCTGCTGAAGTACCGGTACGACCAAGGCGTCATACTTTACCGGCCATACTTCTGCGAACGTTTTGTCGAGACCGCCTACCGACTCCTGGTGGTTGCTCTCACCTCTGTGTCGCGTTTCTCAAGACAGGAACGCGCCGTCATCTCTgcaaacttcgaccacctggttACAACCGCCATCGCTTTGGCCAACACCACAGACTGGCTGGATGCCGAGAACCGACAACTTGCCGCCGTGAAGCTGGCTTCGACACGCCTGCAGCTGTGGCCCCCAGAGCATTTCCTGGAGAACGAGGCACTCGATCGCATGTACGCGACTTTTCCGAGCGCCGGATTGCCGTTTGCAGAATATTGGATCCAATCGAGTCGGTCTGCCGCTGATACGTACCATACGAGTGCCAATATCGACGTCTTGAGCTACCCGGTCAACTACGAACTGCCGTACCTCTTATACGATGCTGCAAGTGGCGCAGTGAAGGTAGCTGTGGGTGCCGTTACTCCGCCCCTTTACTACGCCGACGGGACCAAAGCTATGTTCTACGGAGGACTCGGATTCTCCATGGCGGTGAATCTCGTCGCATCCATGGACAAACAGGGACTGCGGTGGCATCCAAACGGCACTTTCGGCGACTCCTTTTTGTCCCC cgccgcttctcgagcctTCGAAGTCCGGGACGGCTCCCTGGCGACTGCAGAGGAGGCTCCCGTCGTCGACTCCCCCACCTATCCGACCCGACCCGGCTCCAGGACCAGCGTCTTTCCCGAGATTCCCGCGCTCGAAGTGGCCTACGCAGCGTACAGGCGTTCCATCAGCGAAAGCGACGACGACAGTCCGCAGGGTATTTCCCGGAATCTCTCGGGTGATCAGGTGTTTTTCATGACTTTGTGCTACATGACGTGCAGCCTTCCCGGAGCCGTGGGTCCGCACACGGTGGACTGCAACAAGGCTGTGAGCAATTCGGAGGCATTTGCGCGGGCTTTTCAATGCCCGTACGGATCAAAAATGAATCCCAAGAAGAAGTGCACATTCTTCACCCGATAA